From a single Nostoc edaphicum CCNP1411 genomic region:
- a CDS encoding type I polyketide synthase produces MYIEGSKPRIAVIGMGCWYPGARDLRQLWENILSRRRQFRESPDRRLPLADYYDPDPTVPDKTYGKRMAVIEGFEFDWASKRIPKTVVETADIAHWVALEVAIAALEDSGYTRANVQGERTGVILGNSLTGEQTRSNNMRLRWPFIQRVIHAAAKAKGLPLQVIDELAIAMQEYYKSVFSPFTEDTLSGNLSNTIAGRICNFFNFHGGGYTVDGACSSSLIAVATAANALSNGDLDLALAGGVDISLDTFELVGFAKTGALTSKDMTVYDKKASGFIPGEGAGFVVLKRLEDARADNNYIYAVLNGWGISSDGKGGLTAPSREGQAKALRRAYNRAGYSLNNVDFIEGHGTGTPVGDRVELEGIALAMGTNSETPSRSCGITSFKSLVGHTKAAAGIGGFIKAVMAVNRRVIPPLAGCNEPNEVFDKAAHCLYPVLQGEVRQTTDTLRAGVSAMGFGGINCHVTLESGDAPATQLEPLIDEQALLVSAQETEIFVLSAASIPALLQSIDALLPKVQGLSLSELIDLAAHLAQQLNQQLPVRAALIARLPEELIERLSFLQELLNAKPLAQGEIILNPQQGIWIGNQVQQSRIGFLFPGQGSQKLNMARTLVQRFSWAKKLVNQADKWLQEIGAPSISESIYKSVDRAINQEQFEEWSQKIAQTEIAQPAICLASLLWIHYLQHLGLKPIAAGGHSLGELTAFHAAGAFDEQTLICLAAVRGRAMSASGQGIGGSMVSIACSRDKAEELLKQVNGYAVIANINSPTQIVISGEQLSIEQVIELAAAQEIKTYKLPVSNAFHSQLVSEAAEYLHNYELVPDTLPKTTISLVSSVDGKQPPTGLQLRDHFAHQVLAQVDFVSLVKTLEQTCDLLIEVGPGKVLSGLVNDINGLQGLQCMPVEAKPGFDQSLNMMLANVFARGHDINWEALYEGRLIRPFVPASERIFIDNPVERPFHVSATHSSPSLEITSESLLNYSVFGKHNHISPEVLQDYLARRGKFIAEVIRADLQMPLVATPQNAARTTHTVNGNGFHTAISTLLKPGEINGVVANGNQSVEFLLADLIVQQTGYVKESITAELRLLDDLNLDSIKAGEIVAEAAKLFGVAGKIDPPALANATIQEIAETIRSFMSSDRASLVSTMGTTDAIASSLTDLIIQQTGYVRESITAELRLLDDLNLDSIKAGEVVAEAAKLFGAAGKIDPPSLANATIHEIAETIHNFIPNNNGNGIKISEPLSTVSLKQDFKNQNNGKTPAGGPELTRKQLVRDYIIQNIPEELPSVALGRQMPENWQTANVLILYEFSNADKIAVLCDRLRTQGAQVQSVTFAEVSPQTLTNNVDVTHFIAVLPCTPNTQLSSEARLIGMIERLRSVATPPLASRDHTTVAYVQFSGGYFGAQLPLADIEQCCTVGFAASLHLERIDLKVRVVDFSPTVDPSSLAECVFRELSTPHVYTTVSYDTDLKRYVPRPQVQQPVDYLDRQITWSSEDVILVTGGAKGITAECALALAKDTGIRVALVGRSPHPDDNIQQSSSSDITRTLGRFYAEGLTCHYYACDVADYQAVVNLLQKVRQELGEISGVIHGAALNKPRLIEQVSTEAAFDEISPKLLGLINLYKALEATPLKLFAGFSSVIGFTGMQRNAWYGFSNETLDLILRRFKAQHPQTAVISMAYSVWEEVGMGARMGSVRSLNKMGISAIPKDAGVSRFLHLIKNEPADLRVAIAAPMQTLAAFESSGFDTWYPGLFSPPASSKFLEKILIYQPGVEVVLRAHLNLEQDSYLQDHLYKGSYLFPTVFGLEAMAQAVAYVTGKDSLPTVQIKDIRLERPIVVAPDKGVDIEIHAEVLERELKNDPQQVYVTIKTEQTGFAISHFSATFLLGVESNPSVEQVELPEVPLDIEPKADLYSWLLFQGPKFQRLQQIYSLNSHRCIFKTHRNLYSAQEQEQSLDRAQGPFLLGDPYCRDSLLQAGQLVIPQDLCLPIRIDSLEIDQSDRDGSGSYIGVTTPQGREGQQYHSNVFLLAADGRVMERLSSYQLRILEHREENPTAEDLADPSQRDEQIIYRELSNRSPLFKVVAPEISLAYLPGIHALLPTERHQLELPLFHRAIAQLLNNNANLISKVRIQWTESGKPVVVGLAEEKIEVSLSHDERVCFCVAGRGVQGCDIEPVTHRSVEDWVALLSSSRYPLIQQLESKDSVDRAGTRIWTAIEALRKATKAKDINLAIERIEGDSILFSDVALNSQLKVLTFPIQLTRSPERIIALVVVPFRSLNWIAGSI; encoded by the coding sequence ATGTACATAGAAGGATCTAAACCTAGAATTGCGGTTATTGGTATGGGGTGTTGGTATCCCGGTGCAAGGGATTTACGACAGCTTTGGGAAAACATACTTTCGCGACGACGACAATTTAGAGAATCCCCAGATCGGCGGCTACCACTTGCAGATTATTACGATCCAGACCCGACGGTTCCAGACAAAACCTATGGGAAACGTATGGCTGTAATTGAGGGTTTTGAGTTCGATTGGGCAAGTAAGCGCATTCCTAAAACTGTAGTAGAGACAGCAGATATCGCTCACTGGGTGGCATTAGAAGTAGCGATCGCAGCTTTAGAGGATTCAGGTTATACACGGGCAAATGTTCAGGGCGAACGTACAGGTGTAATCCTCGGTAATTCCTTAACAGGAGAACAAACACGCTCTAACAACATGCGACTACGCTGGCCATTTATCCAACGGGTAATACATGCAGCGGCAAAGGCGAAAGGTTTACCATTGCAAGTCATAGATGAACTGGCAATAGCAATGCAAGAATACTACAAGTCAGTATTCTCACCATTTACCGAAGACACATTATCCGGCAACCTTTCTAACACTATTGCTGGGAGAATTTGTAACTTTTTTAACTTTCATGGCGGTGGTTATACAGTAGATGGAGCTTGTTCTTCGTCCCTAATTGCGGTTGCCACTGCTGCTAACGCTTTAAGCAACGGCGACCTCGATTTGGCTCTGGCTGGTGGTGTAGATATTAGTCTAGACACCTTTGAACTAGTAGGATTTGCCAAAACAGGTGCCCTGACTAGCAAAGATATGACCGTTTACGATAAAAAAGCCAGTGGCTTTATCCCTGGAGAAGGGGCTGGCTTCGTCGTTTTGAAGCGCTTAGAAGATGCTCGTGCCGACAATAATTATATCTATGCAGTGTTGAATGGATGGGGAATATCATCTGATGGCAAAGGAGGTCTAACAGCTCCGAGTCGGGAAGGACAAGCTAAAGCACTACGCCGGGCCTATAACCGAGCCGGTTACAGCTTAAATAACGTTGATTTTATAGAAGGTCATGGTACAGGGACACCAGTAGGCGATCGCGTCGAACTAGAAGGTATTGCCCTAGCTATGGGTACAAACAGTGAAACACCTTCCCGCTCTTGTGGTATTACCTCTTTCAAATCCCTAGTTGGGCATACCAAAGCCGCAGCAGGCATTGGAGGGTTCATCAAAGCTGTTATGGCTGTTAACCGCCGAGTAATACCGCCATTAGCTGGCTGCAATGAGCCAAACGAAGTATTTGACAAAGCCGCCCACTGTCTTTACCCGGTGCTTCAAGGAGAAGTTCGCCAGACAACAGACACACTCCGGGCTGGAGTCTCTGCAATGGGATTTGGCGGCATCAATTGCCACGTCACTTTAGAATCTGGCGATGCTCCTGCTACTCAACTTGAACCATTAATTGATGAGCAGGCTTTGTTAGTTTCTGCTCAAGAAACAGAGATTTTTGTCTTGAGTGCAGCATCAATCCCAGCTTTGTTACAAAGCATAGATGCATTACTCCCGAAAGTACAAGGATTGAGTTTAAGCGAACTAATTGATCTAGCTGCACATCTTGCTCAACAACTAAACCAACAACTACCAGTACGAGCAGCACTCATCGCCCGTTTACCTGAAGAGTTGATTGAACGTCTGAGTTTCTTACAAGAATTATTGAACGCTAAACCATTGGCTCAGGGAGAAATAATCCTCAACCCGCAGCAAGGAATTTGGATTGGCAATCAAGTCCAGCAAAGCCGCATTGGTTTTCTCTTCCCCGGTCAAGGTTCTCAAAAGTTGAATATGGCCCGTACCCTCGTACAACGCTTTAGCTGGGCCAAGAAACTAGTAAATCAAGCTGACAAATGGCTGCAAGAAATTGGCGCTCCAAGTATTAGTGAGTCGATCTATAAATCTGTAGATCGTGCTATCAATCAAGAGCAGTTTGAAGAATGGTCTCAGAAAATTGCCCAAACTGAAATCGCTCAACCAGCCATCTGCCTCGCTTCCCTCCTGTGGATACACTACCTCCAACATCTAGGATTAAAGCCGATCGCCGCAGGTGGTCATAGCCTGGGGGAACTAACTGCTTTTCACGCCGCAGGTGCGTTTGACGAGCAAACTTTGATCTGTTTAGCTGCTGTTCGCGGACGTGCCATGTCTGCTTCTGGCCAAGGCATAGGGGGAAGCATGGTAAGTATTGCTTGCTCCCGTGACAAAGCCGAGGAATTGTTAAAACAAGTCAATGGCTATGCCGTGATTGCAAATATCAATAGTCCTACCCAGATCGTCATATCTGGTGAGCAATTGAGCATTGAGCAAGTAATTGAACTGGCCGCTGCTCAAGAAATCAAGACATACAAGCTTCCAGTTTCTAATGCTTTTCATTCTCAACTTGTCTCGGAAGCTGCCGAATATCTACACAACTATGAACTAGTTCCAGATACACTCCCGAAGACCACTATAAGCCTTGTTTCATCTGTAGATGGCAAACAGCCGCCAACAGGATTGCAATTGCGCGACCACTTTGCCCATCAGGTACTAGCGCAAGTGGACTTTGTATCGCTGGTGAAAACTCTAGAGCAGACATGCGACCTACTAATAGAAGTTGGCCCAGGAAAAGTACTCTCTGGATTGGTAAACGACATCAACGGGTTGCAAGGGCTGCAATGTATGCCTGTAGAAGCCAAACCTGGATTTGACCAGTCGTTGAACATGATGTTAGCTAACGTATTTGCTCGTGGTCATGACATCAACTGGGAAGCACTTTACGAAGGTCGGCTTATACGTCCTTTTGTACCAGCCTCAGAACGCATCTTCATCGACAATCCTGTAGAACGACCATTTCATGTATCTGCAACGCACTCATCTCCATCCTTGGAAATTACTTCTGAAAGCTTGCTGAATTATTCAGTGTTTGGCAAACACAACCATATTTCACCAGAAGTGCTGCAAGATTATTTAGCTCGACGCGGTAAGTTTATAGCTGAAGTCATCCGAGCCGATCTGCAAATGCCTTTAGTTGCAACTCCTCAAAATGCTGCCAGAACAACTCACACAGTTAATGGTAATGGCTTTCATACTGCTATTTCTACCTTACTTAAGCCTGGGGAAATTAATGGCGTTGTGGCAAATGGTAATCAGAGTGTTGAGTTTTTATTGGCAGACTTGATTGTTCAACAAACAGGATATGTCAAAGAAAGTATTACAGCAGAATTGCGATTACTTGACGATCTCAATCTGGATTCCATCAAAGCCGGTGAAATTGTCGCAGAAGCCGCCAAGCTATTTGGTGTCGCCGGAAAAATTGACCCACCTGCTTTAGCTAATGCCACCATTCAAGAGATTGCTGAAACGATTCGCAGTTTTATGTCAAGCGATCGCGCTTCTTTAGTATCGACGATGGGTACAACCGATGCGATCGCCTCCTCACTGACCGACCTGATTATCCAACAAACAGGGTATGTCAGAGAAAGTATCACAGCAGAATTGCGATTACTCGACGATCTCAACCTCGACTCCATCAAAGCCGGTGAAGTTGTCGCAGAAGCCGCCAAGCTATTTGGGGCTGCTGGGAAAATTGACCCGCCTTCTCTAGCCAATGCCACGATTCATGAGATTGCTGAAACAATTCATAATTTCATCCCAAATAATAACGGGAATGGAATTAAAATCTCAGAACCGCTCTCAACAGTTTCTTTAAAGCAAGATTTCAAAAATCAAAACAACGGCAAAACACCAGCAGGCGGGCCAGAATTAACACGTAAGCAACTGGTGCGTGATTACATCATCCAAAATATTCCAGAGGAACTTCCTTCAGTTGCTTTAGGCAGACAAATGCCAGAAAACTGGCAGACTGCGAATGTGCTGATTCTTTACGAATTCAGTAATGCAGATAAAATAGCAGTCTTGTGCGATCGGCTTCGCACTCAAGGCGCTCAAGTTCAAAGTGTAACTTTTGCAGAAGTCAGCCCTCAGACACTCACTAACAACGTCGATGTAACTCACTTCATTGCAGTATTGCCTTGTACGCCCAACACTCAATTGTCATCAGAAGCCCGTTTGATTGGCATGATTGAACGGTTACGCAGTGTCGCCACTCCACCTCTAGCATCCCGTGACCATACAACAGTTGCTTATGTCCAATTTAGTGGGGGATATTTCGGAGCGCAACTACCACTAGCAGATATTGAACAATGTTGTACAGTTGGCTTTGCAGCGAGTTTGCATCTAGAGCGCATCGATCTCAAAGTTCGGGTAGTTGATTTCTCCCCCACGGTAGATCCCAGCAGTCTGGCAGAATGTGTCTTCAGAGAACTCTCTACTCCCCATGTTTATACAACTGTAAGTTACGATACTGATCTCAAGCGCTACGTTCCTCGGCCTCAGGTGCAACAACCTGTAGATTATCTAGATCGTCAAATTACTTGGTCATCTGAGGATGTCATCCTCGTCACCGGTGGAGCAAAAGGGATTACTGCCGAGTGTGCCCTGGCTCTAGCTAAAGACACAGGTATCCGTGTGGCACTTGTAGGACGTTCACCTCATCCTGATGACAACATTCAACAAAGTAGTAGTTCTGATATTACCCGTACTCTTGGGCGCTTTTATGCTGAAGGACTAACCTGCCACTACTATGCATGTGACGTTGCTGACTACCAGGCAGTAGTAAATCTCTTGCAAAAAGTCAGACAAGAGCTAGGTGAGATATCAGGAGTAATTCATGGAGCTGCTCTTAATAAGCCAAGACTGATTGAGCAAGTTTCTACAGAAGCAGCATTTGATGAAATCAGTCCTAAACTTCTCGGTTTGATTAATCTATACAAAGCACTGGAAGCTACTCCACTGAAGCTTTTCGCCGGTTTTTCCTCGGTCATCGGCTTTACAGGGATGCAACGCAATGCTTGGTATGGCTTCTCTAATGAAACTTTGGATCTGATTTTACGCCGTTTTAAAGCTCAACACCCTCAAACCGCCGTGATTTCAATGGCATATAGTGTGTGGGAAGAGGTAGGAATGGGAGCGCGGATGGGTAGCGTTCGGAGCCTGAACAAAATGGGTATCAGTGCCATTCCCAAAGATGCAGGCGTTAGTCGATTCTTGCATTTAATCAAAAATGAACCCGCAGATTTGCGAGTTGCGATCGCAGCACCTATGCAAACCTTAGCTGCTTTTGAATCAAGTGGTTTTGATACTTGGTATCCAGGATTGTTCTCACCTCCTGCTTCGTCGAAGTTTTTAGAGAAGATTCTGATTTATCAACCGGGTGTAGAGGTTGTTTTGAGAGCGCACCTCAATCTTGAGCAGGATTCATACTTACAGGATCACCTCTATAAAGGTTCATATCTGTTCCCGACTGTATTCGGTTTGGAGGCTATGGCCCAAGCAGTTGCCTATGTCACTGGCAAAGATTCCTTACCAACTGTGCAGATAAAAGATATTCGTTTGGAACGTCCGATTGTTGTAGCTCCTGACAAAGGAGTGGACATCGAAATTCATGCAGAGGTACTTGAACGAGAACTAAAAAATGATCCACAGCAAGTTTATGTAACTATCAAAACCGAACAGACAGGATTTGCCATCAGCCATTTTTCAGCCACATTTTTACTAGGTGTTGAAAGTAATCCATCTGTAGAACAGGTTGAACTTCCAGAAGTACCTCTAGATATTGAGCCGAAAGCGGATCTTTATAGTTGGTTACTGTTCCAAGGCCCCAAGTTTCAGCGTTTACAACAGATTTATAGCCTGAATTCCCACAGGTGTATATTCAAAACCCACAGAAACTTGTATTCTGCCCAGGAGCAAGAACAATCTTTAGATAGAGCGCAAGGGCCTTTCTTGCTCGGAGATCCTTATTGCAGAGACTCATTGCTGCAAGCTGGACAACTAGTAATTCCACAGGATCTTTGTTTGCCCATCCGCATCGACAGTCTGGAAATCGATCAATCAGATCGAGATGGAAGTGGTTCATATATTGGTGTTACCACACCCCAAGGGCGAGAAGGTCAACAGTATCACAGTAATGTTTTTCTTTTAGCTGCCGATGGGCGTGTTATGGAAAGACTCAGTAGCTATCAATTGCGGATACTAGAACACCGTGAAGAGAATCCCACTGCTGAAGATTTGGCCGATCCTAGCCAGAGGGATGAACAGATTATTTACAGAGAATTGAGCAATCGATCGCCTTTATTCAAAGTCGTTGCACCAGAGATATCATTGGCTTATCTCCCTGGTATCCATGCACTATTACCCACGGAACGTCATCAACTGGAACTACCTCTATTCCATAGAGCGATCGCTCAACTGCTGAACAATAATGCTAATCTCATATCCAAAGTACGGATTCAGTGGACGGAATCTGGTAAACCAGTAGTTGTAGGACTCGCAGAAGAAAAAATAGAAGTATCGCTTTCCCATGACGAACGTGTTTGTTTCTGTGTTGCCGGTCGAGGAGTGCAGGGTTGTGATATTGAACCGGTAACTCATCGCAGTGTAGAAGATTGGGTTGCCTTACTAAGTTCTTCTCGATACCCATTAATCCAACAGCTAGAAAGCAAAGACTCGGTAGATCGGGCTGGTACGCGGATTTGGACAGCCATAGAAGCCTTGCGTAAGGCGACTAAGGCAAAAGACATTAACCTAGCGATCGAACGCATAGAAGGGGATAGCATTTTATTCAGTGATGTGGCTCTTAACAGTCAACTTAAAGTTCTCACTTTTCCCATTCAACTGACACGCAGCCCTGAAAGAATAATTGCTCTAGTTGTTGTCCCATTCCGCTCTTTAAATTGGATTGCTGGCTCAATTTAA
- a CDS encoding DUF302 domain-containing protein: protein METVIETVNFTATRVIVTSEKSFEEVTNNIETINGRSDNALFQQMIGTKQSFEQIKSGIESMIGKSGFMIFSQVEHGKLMSLAGKNKKAKLYIIGNPLIANQMFEQNPAVGLYVPLRLFVYDDYNGKTHVAYDQPSSLLGQFPNEKISTIMQMLDQKFEEMVRIAT from the coding sequence ATGGAAACCGTAATAGAAACTGTCAATTTCACAGCAACTCGTGTAATTGTTACTTCTGAAAAATCATTTGAAGAAGTCACCAATAACATCGAAACCATCAATGGTAGAAGTGACAACGCACTTTTTCAGCAAATGATTGGTACTAAACAATCGTTTGAACAAATCAAAAGTGGGATTGAATCGATGATTGGTAAAAGCGGTTTTATGATCTTTTCACAAGTTGAACATGGCAAACTCATGTCTCTTGCAGGTAAAAACAAAAAGGCCAAGCTCTATATAATTGGGAACCCATTAATAGCCAACCAAATGTTTGAACAAAATCCTGCCGTTGGTCTTTATGTCCCATTAAGACTATTTGTCTACGATGACTACAATGGCAAGACCCACGTTGCTTACGACCAACCATCATCGCTACTTGGGCAATTCCCCAACGAAAAGATTTCAACAATTATGCAAATGCTCGATCAAAAGTTTGAAGAAATGGTCAGGATAGCTACTTAG
- the asnB gene encoding asparagine synthase (glutamine-hydrolyzing) translates to MCGIVALFSRQEPISETSLKRGIDSLHHRGPDAQKFWISDNGRVGLGHRRLSIIDLTSGDQPISNQDDTLHIIANGEFYDFERIQQDLKQKGYNLRTHSDSEIAIHLYNEFGTQCLHHLRGEFAFVIWDERNQTLFAARDRFGIKPLYYTMHGDTLYLASEVKALLAAGVPANWDHEFWFRADLGLFSPDRTFFKNIYQVPPGHFLLASDTNIQLHRYWDFDYPITGDAQPQQSVEDYIEQVRHTLNESVKLRLRADVPVGCHLSGGIDSSAVLGIAATHTTKPITAFTLAFDHEDYNEEAFAREAVAKAGANHQIIPITQSDLAEHFADAIWHCEMVCINAGAAAKYLLSRAVQNAGYKVVLTGEGADEIFGGYVHFLMDMLRYNTKGQDEQTIKHILEELKRNNQVSAAAGFLPEEISKPLANVERLLGFVPTWIEANAKGYAKSISLYSPAFMAHFGQQDAYRMFFNEIDVQGQLAKREPVHQSLYLWSKTVLPYLFRILGDGVEMAHSTEGRLPFLDHLVVEAVRNIPVSFKIRGMNVKYILREAVKPYLPDMVYNRKKHPFFAPPSTLKQSEPLHQLIQDTLRSSAFASVPFYNQPAVIQFLDQIPEMNESQLASIDTTLMKMLSTCILQERFSLT, encoded by the coding sequence ATGTGTGGAATTGTGGCATTATTCTCAAGACAAGAACCAATTTCCGAGACTTCTTTGAAGCGGGGAATAGATAGCCTGCATCATAGAGGGCCCGATGCACAGAAATTTTGGATTTCTGATAATGGCAGAGTTGGCTTAGGACATAGAAGACTTAGTATTATTGACCTCACTAGTGGAGACCAACCAATTAGCAATCAAGATGACACACTGCATATTATTGCTAATGGAGAGTTTTATGATTTTGAGCGGATACAGCAGGACTTGAAGCAAAAAGGATATAACCTGCGAACACACTCCGATAGCGAAATTGCTATTCATTTATATAACGAGTTTGGGACTCAATGTCTCCACCATTTACGAGGTGAATTTGCTTTTGTAATTTGGGATGAGCGCAATCAAACACTCTTTGCCGCTCGCGATCGCTTTGGCATCAAGCCTCTTTACTACACCATGCATGGTGATACACTCTACTTGGCTTCAGAAGTCAAAGCTTTGCTTGCTGCCGGTGTTCCAGCTAACTGGGATCATGAATTTTGGTTTCGAGCCGATCTCGGACTCTTTAGCCCAGACCGGACTTTCTTCAAAAACATATATCAAGTACCACCTGGACATTTTTTACTCGCGTCCGATACCAATATCCAACTGCATCGTTACTGGGATTTTGATTACCCCATCACTGGGGATGCACAACCCCAACAAAGCGTAGAAGATTACATTGAACAAGTTCGCCATACTTTAAACGAGTCTGTAAAACTGCGGCTAAGAGCAGATGTACCTGTAGGTTGTCATTTGAGTGGAGGAATTGATTCATCTGCGGTGTTAGGAATTGCAGCTACTCACACAACAAAGCCAATTACAGCATTTACCCTCGCCTTCGATCACGAAGACTACAACGAAGAAGCTTTCGCTCGTGAAGCAGTAGCAAAAGCTGGAGCAAACCATCAAATTATTCCCATTACTCAATCTGACTTAGCTGAACATTTTGCAGATGCTATTTGGCACTGTGAAATGGTCTGTATCAATGCTGGTGCTGCTGCTAAGTACCTTTTGAGCCGAGCAGTACAGAATGCAGGTTACAAAGTTGTCCTCACAGGTGAAGGCGCTGATGAAATCTTTGGAGGCTATGTTCATTTTTTGATGGACATGTTGCGTTACAACACCAAGGGTCAAGATGAGCAGACTATCAAGCATATCTTAGAAGAATTAAAGCGTAACAACCAAGTCTCTGCCGCAGCAGGTTTCTTACCTGAAGAAATATCCAAACCTTTAGCTAATGTCGAACGTCTTTTAGGCTTTGTACCCACCTGGATTGAAGCTAATGCCAAAGGATATGCTAAATCCATTTCTCTATACTCGCCCGCATTTATGGCTCACTTTGGCCAGCAAGATGCATATCGCATGTTCTTCAATGAAATTGATGTACAAGGACAACTTGCAAAGCGAGAGCCTGTTCATCAGTCTCTTTATTTGTGGTCTAAAACTGTTCTACCTTACCTGTTTAGAATTTTAGGAGATGGTGTAGAAATGGCCCATTCTACCGAAGGAAGACTGCCATTTTTAGATCACTTAGTTGTGGAAGCAGTCCGTAATATTCCTGTTTCATTCAAGATTCGCGGCATGAATGTCAAGTATATATTGCGAGAAGCAGTCAAACCTTACCTTCCAGATATGGTCTATAACCGCAAAAAGCATCCATTTTTTGCGCCGCCTTCCACATTGAAGCAGAGTGAACCTCTACACCAACTTATCCAAGACACCCTACGTAGTTCAGCATTCGCTTCTGTTCCCTTTTATAACCAACCAGCAGTAATTCAATTCCTTGATCAAATACCAGAAATGAATGAAAGCCAACTTGCTTCTATAGACACCACATTGATGAAAATGCTCAGTACTTGTATTCTCCAAGAGCGGTTCAGCCTCACATAA
- a CDS encoding DNA-binding response regulator yields MKKILVIEDTASTRNLFLEGIKAKGFYTIGAENGLIGVQRANEELPDLIVSEIMIPKLNGYGVLTTLRQNPLTTTIPFIFVTVRMTRTDIRKGMELGADDYLTKPCTVEELLRAIAVCLEKRASLQQHYAVQPQIVAEPPLPDIIKPTTFERMFPSDHQLNKVFSFIEANYHRPITLKDVAVAVGYSPTYLTNLVQKQTGQTVQNWIIQRRMLAARSLLLETDQKIEAIATLVGYQCMVHFFRQFRQHHGTTPQAWRRASATSSLQKHEQSNCYGTPI; encoded by the coding sequence GTGAAAAAAATTCTGGTGATTGAAGATACAGCCTCAACCCGAAACCTTTTTTTAGAAGGCATAAAAGCTAAAGGTTTTTACACTATAGGTGCTGAAAACGGTCTTATTGGTGTCCAACGGGCAAACGAAGAGTTACCCGATTTGATTGTCAGCGAGATTATGATACCAAAACTCAATGGTTATGGCGTTCTGACCACGTTACGCCAAAATCCTCTTACAACAACTATCCCCTTTATTTTTGTCACTGTCAGAATGACTCGGACTGATATTCGCAAAGGTATGGAATTGGGAGCAGATGACTATCTTACTAAGCCCTGTACAGTAGAGGAATTATTGAGGGCGATCGCCGTCTGCTTAGAAAAACGAGCCTCCCTCCAACAGCACTACGCTGTACAGCCCCAGATAGTCGCAGAACCACCACTACCTGACATAATAAAACCCACTACCTTTGAGCGCATGTTTCCATCCGACCACCAGTTAAATAAGGTCTTCAGCTTCATTGAGGCCAATTATCATCGTCCGATTACCCTGAAAGACGTAGCTGTTGCAGTTGGTTACAGCCCAACTTACTTGACTAACTTAGTGCAAAAGCAAACGGGACAAACTGTGCAAAATTGGATTATTCAGCGCCGAATGCTAGCAGCACGGTCCTTGCTCTTAGAAACCGATCAGAAAATTGAGGCGATCGCTACATTGGTGGGCTATCAGTGTATGGTTCATTTCTTCCGCCAGTTTCGCCAACATCACGGTACAACTCCCCAAGCCTGGAGAAGGGCGAGTGCAACTAGCTCACTTCAGAAACATGAGCAAAGTAATTGTTATGGGACTCCGATCTGA
- a CDS encoding MarR family winged helix-turn-helix transcriptional regulator, with the protein MEKQATELDLTQLITIEDTCACFNLRKASRAVTQLFDEKLEPSGLLVTQLTILVAISILGSVAISDLAEGLVMDRTTLTRNLKPPEREGLIQINPGEDRRVRVVTLTDKGRSVLAQALPLWQQTQAHIVESLGQERFNLLLSSLTTTVSIARNS; encoded by the coding sequence ATGGAAAAGCAAGCTACTGAGTTAGATTTGACTCAATTGATTACTATTGAGGATACCTGCGCCTGCTTTAACCTTCGTAAAGCATCTAGAGCGGTTACACAACTTTTTGATGAAAAGCTAGAGCCAAGTGGTCTGCTGGTTACTCAGCTGACAATTCTAGTTGCCATCTCAATTCTCGGCTCAGTAGCAATCAGTGATTTAGCTGAAGGTTTAGTCATGGATCGAACTACGCTGACGCGAAACCTCAAGCCTCCCGAAAGAGAAGGATTGATTCAAATTAATCCTGGTGAGGATCGACGGGTGCGAGTAGTAACCTTGACGGATAAAGGACGCTCTGTTTTGGCACAAGCCTTACCATTATGGCAACAAACGCAAGCTCATATAGTGGAAAGCTTAGGTCAAGAACGCTTTAATCTATTGCTTTCAAGCTTAACTACTACGGTTTCAATAGCCCGGAACAGCTAA